The following are encoded together in the Thermoleophilaceae bacterium genome:
- a CDS encoding VOC family protein, which translates to MKIKTLDHVALWVADRDRMSDFLTRHVGMHVIDRTEAFTLVGSDARRGKLTLFAAEGERDPGPLASVALRVRDLDQALSALPSGTEIELLEDGSAVFEVSEGLRISLVEARGADYDIHHVTLRVPDPDESFKELLGFGFAPQDGKLVVGDSYVELVQGGDGTEPERPLLNHIALLVDSAEDHIQEAKQRGLEIADIKDAENTYAVFIWGPDRVKLEYVEHKESFSLV; encoded by the coding sequence ATGAAGATCAAGACGCTCGATCACGTTGCCCTGTGGGTCGCCGATCGCGACCGGATGTCCGACTTCCTCACCAGGCACGTGGGCATGCATGTGATCGACCGCACCGAGGCGTTCACCCTCGTGGGCTCCGACGCCCGGCGCGGCAAGCTCACTCTGTTTGCCGCCGAGGGCGAGCGCGATCCCGGCCCGCTGGCGAGCGTGGCGCTGCGCGTGCGCGACCTCGACCAGGCGCTCTCCGCGCTGCCGAGCGGCACGGAGATCGAGCTGCTCGAGGACGGGTCGGCCGTGTTCGAAGTCTCGGAAGGCCTGCGGATCTCACTGGTGGAGGCGCGCGGGGCGGACTACGACATCCACCACGTGACGCTGCGGGTGCCGGACCCGGACGAGAGCTTCAAGGAGCTCCTCGGCTTCGGTTTCGCCCCGCAGGACGGCAAGCTCGTGGTGGGCGACTCGTACGTTGAGCTCGTGCAGGGCGGCGACGGCACCGAGCCGGAGCGGCCGCTGCTCAACCACATCGCGCTGCTGGTGGACTCTGCCGAGGACCACATCCAGGAGGCGAAGCAGCGGGGCCTCGAGATCGCGGACATCAAGGACGCGGAGAACACCTACGCGGTGTTCATCTGGGGTCCGGACCGCGTCAAGCTCGAGTACGTCGAGCACAAAGAGAGCTTCTCCCTCGTCTAG
- a CDS encoding FAD-dependent oxidoreductase has product MADLVVAGAGMAGLAAAARGRELGASVVLYEKGDRAGGSMLLSSGFIWRHREFGDFRSECPGGDPELQRVVYDRLDAALAWLEELGAPVLERETGNPLTSGWRFDTQGLTDALLARAGDVRFGEPLRDLPGDGTPVVLASGGFQCDRGLLREHVTPEAEHVLIRSNPWSAGDGLRLGVAAGGALSDGMGEFYGRNMPAPPAQIGPDDYVRLAQLYARHARVENSRGDAFETRTWSEIDVVQWTAHQPGAQARYVVPDSALSEHVRERTVGEMIEAAERAGAPVERRDGTTSVGVVAAVTTTLGGLRIDASGRAADGVFAAGADAGGISTGGYSSGLAAALVFGRVAAESALA; this is encoded by the coding sequence ATGGCCGACCTCGTGGTGGCCGGCGCAGGCATGGCGGGACTGGCGGCGGCGGCCCGGGGGCGCGAGCTCGGCGCCTCGGTCGTGCTGTACGAGAAGGGCGACCGCGCCGGGGGCTCGATGCTGCTGTCGAGCGGCTTCATCTGGCGGCACCGCGAGTTTGGCGACTTCCGCTCGGAGTGTCCTGGCGGCGATCCCGAGCTGCAGCGGGTGGTGTACGACCGCCTCGACGCGGCGCTCGCGTGGCTCGAGGAGCTGGGCGCCCCGGTGCTCGAGCGGGAGACGGGCAATCCGCTCACCTCGGGCTGGCGCTTCGATACCCAGGGCCTGACGGACGCCCTCCTGGCCCGTGCCGGCGATGTCCGCTTCGGCGAGCCGCTGAGGGACCTGCCGGGCGACGGGACGCCCGTGGTGCTGGCCAGCGGCGGCTTCCAGTGCGACCGCGGGCTGCTCCGCGAGCACGTCACGCCCGAGGCCGAGCACGTGCTCATCAGGTCGAACCCGTGGAGTGCGGGGGACGGCCTGCGCCTGGGCGTTGCGGCGGGCGGCGCGCTGAGCGACGGCATGGGCGAGTTCTACGGGCGCAACATGCCCGCGCCGCCCGCGCAGATCGGGCCGGACGACTACGTGCGGCTTGCCCAGCTCTACGCGCGCCACGCGCGGGTGGAGAACTCGCGCGGCGACGCTTTCGAGACGCGCACCTGGTCGGAGATCGACGTGGTGCAGTGGACGGCGCACCAGCCGGGTGCGCAGGCCCGCTACGTGGTGCCGGACTCGGCGCTCTCTGAGCACGTGCGCGAGCGTACGGTCGGCGAGATGATCGAGGCGGCTGAGCGGGCGGGCGCGCCGGTGGAGCGGCGCGACGGCACGACGTCCGTGGGCGTGGTCGCGGCGGTGACCACCACACTCGGCGGGCTGCGGATCGACGCCTCCGGACGGGCGGCCGACGGCGTGTTCGCGGCCGGCGCGGACGCGGGCGGAATTTCCACCGGTGGCTATTCGAGCGGCCTTGCGGCGGCTCTCGTGTTCGGCCGAGTGGCCGCGGAGAGCGCGCTCGCGTGA
- a CDS encoding YbdK family carboxylate-amine ligase — MKHAFGQRGEFTIGVEEELLLVDARTHALAHDSGRLIDALGMDPRSVRHDIYEAQLELSSPPVRDATEAVGGLVQLRDAVVAAGSTLMGAGIHPAAEFGDVRIVQQPRYTEQQDYLGGVVHRTPDCAVHVHIGMPDPETAIRACNGLREHLPLLHALAANSPFWHGVDAKLASARFVLRRGFPRVEVPRAFRDFEEWEQCIQPMLAAGDLPDYTYLWWDVRPHPNLGTVEVRVMDSQSQIARVAGLAALVHGLAIHEALSPRRDWLDREPIEESIFWATTHGIHARLYGGGRLQSVPEMALDAVDLARHHLRELDAEAPLEEIDRILREGGGADRQRKAFAEGGMGRVLSQLVTETAAG, encoded by the coding sequence GTGAAGCACGCGTTCGGACAGCGCGGTGAGTTCACGATCGGCGTGGAGGAGGAGCTGCTGCTCGTGGATGCGCGGACGCATGCGCTGGCGCACGACAGCGGGCGCCTGATCGACGCGCTCGGCATGGACCCGCGCTCGGTGCGCCACGACATCTACGAGGCGCAGCTCGAGCTGTCGTCTCCACCGGTGCGTGACGCGACGGAGGCAGTGGGCGGCCTGGTTCAGCTTCGCGACGCCGTCGTCGCCGCCGGCAGCACGCTGATGGGCGCGGGAATCCACCCGGCCGCGGAGTTCGGCGACGTTCGCATCGTTCAGCAGCCGCGCTACACCGAGCAGCAGGACTACCTCGGTGGCGTGGTCCACCGCACACCCGACTGTGCCGTGCACGTGCACATCGGCATGCCGGATCCGGAGACGGCGATCCGCGCCTGCAATGGCCTGCGAGAGCACCTGCCGCTGCTGCATGCGCTGGCGGCCAACTCGCCGTTCTGGCACGGGGTGGACGCGAAGCTGGCGAGCGCCCGCTTCGTGTTGCGGCGCGGCTTTCCGCGCGTGGAGGTGCCACGCGCCTTCCGCGACTTCGAGGAGTGGGAGCAGTGCATCCAGCCGATGCTCGCCGCGGGCGATCTGCCCGACTACACGTACCTCTGGTGGGATGTGCGCCCGCACCCCAACCTCGGCACGGTGGAGGTGCGTGTGATGGATTCGCAGTCGCAGATCGCGCGCGTTGCGGGGCTCGCCGCGCTCGTGCACGGCCTCGCCATCCACGAGGCGTTGAGCCCGCGGCGGGACTGGCTCGACCGCGAGCCCATCGAGGAGTCGATCTTCTGGGCCACAACCCACGGCATCCACGCGCGGCTCTACGGCGGCGGCCGCCTCCAATCCGTCCCCGAGATGGCGCTCGACGCCGTGGACCTGGCCCGTCACCACCTCCGCGAGCTCGACGCCGAAGCACCACTCGAGGAGATCGACCGCATCCTGCGTGAAGGAGGCGGAGCCGACAGGCAGCGCAAGGCGTTCGCGGAGGGCGGCATGGGACGGGTGCTGAGCCAGCTGGTTACTGAAACAGCTGCTGGCTAG
- a CDS encoding VOC family protein, giving the protein MGERTQYTPGTFSWVDLTTSDQEGAKAFYAGLFGWTADDRPVGDGIYYSMQQLDGKSVAAISPQPEQQREAGVPPLWNSYITVESADDAAGKAAELGATVHAPAFDVMDVGRMAVIQDPQGAFFMVWQPKTTIGAELVNVPGAFCWNELYTTDLDAAKSFYAGLFGWEWTAFEHSPEPYFVVMNGGHSNGGARGLAQPGMPPNWLVYFAVQDIDAGVTEVAELGGETIMGPMDVGPFKVAVARDPQGAAFALYAGYLDD; this is encoded by the coding sequence ATGGGCGAACGCACGCAGTACACACCTGGCACCTTCTCCTGGGTCGATCTGACCACCAGCGATCAGGAGGGCGCGAAGGCCTTCTACGCGGGCCTGTTCGGCTGGACCGCGGACGACCGTCCCGTGGGCGACGGCATCTACTACTCGATGCAGCAGCTCGACGGCAAGAGCGTGGCCGCGATCTCACCCCAGCCCGAGCAGCAGCGTGAGGCCGGCGTGCCTCCGCTGTGGAACTCCTACATCACCGTGGAGAGCGCCGACGACGCCGCCGGCAAGGCAGCTGAGCTCGGGGCCACCGTTCACGCTCCGGCGTTCGACGTGATGGACGTGGGCCGGATGGCCGTGATCCAGGATCCGCAGGGTGCGTTCTTCATGGTCTGGCAGCCGAAGACGACGATCGGCGCGGAGCTCGTGAACGTGCCCGGCGCCTTCTGCTGGAACGAGCTCTACACGACAGACCTCGATGCCGCGAAGAGCTTCTACGCCGGCCTGTTCGGATGGGAGTGGACGGCGTTCGAGCACTCGCCCGAACCGTATTTCGTGGTGATGAACGGCGGCCACAGCAACGGCGGCGCGCGCGGTCTCGCGCAGCCGGGAATGCCGCCCAACTGGCTCGTGTACTTCGCGGTGCAGGACATCGACGCCGGCGTGACCGAGGTGGCCGAGCTGGGTGGCGAGACGATCATGGGGCCGATGGACGTCGGGCCCTTCAAGGTGGCGGTCGCCAGGGACCCGCAGGGCGCGGCGTTCGCGCTGTATGCGGGTTATCTGGACGACTAG
- a CDS encoding DMT family transporter, translated as MTPRAWTAFATVSILWGVPYLFIKVAVDDGVPPATVALARVILGAAVLLALARRAGVLESLRGRFKWLAVFAVVEFVIPWPLIGAGEQHVASSLAAIIIAAAPLFVAVLALRFDASERPDRKRLIGLLVGLAGVVALVGVDVAGRSTELLGALAILGSAFCYAVGPMVVKRHLADLDPRASMGGSLAVAAVLLVPVALADPPSSTPSLAAAGSVVALGLFCTAAALAFYGMLIAEVGAGRALVITYINPVVAVALGVAILGERPGPGAIAGLLLILAGSWLSTDGRLPPSLAAAVGRLRWRGAQNGGAAEGATVDPATAR; from the coding sequence ATGACACCGCGCGCCTGGACCGCGTTCGCAACGGTCTCGATCCTCTGGGGCGTCCCGTACCTCTTCATCAAGGTCGCCGTGGACGACGGCGTCCCCCCGGCCACAGTGGCCCTTGCGCGTGTGATCCTGGGCGCGGCGGTGCTGCTCGCCCTCGCCCGGCGCGCGGGGGTGCTCGAGTCGCTGCGCGGGCGCTTCAAGTGGCTCGCAGTGTTCGCGGTGGTCGAGTTCGTGATCCCCTGGCCCCTGATCGGAGCGGGCGAGCAGCATGTGGCCTCGTCGCTCGCGGCGATCATCATCGCGGCGGCTCCGCTCTTCGTCGCGGTGCTGGCGCTGCGCTTCGACGCGAGCGAGCGGCCCGACCGGAAGCGCCTCATCGGCCTGCTCGTGGGACTTGCGGGAGTGGTGGCGCTGGTGGGCGTGGACGTGGCCGGCAGGTCCACCGAACTGCTGGGCGCGCTCGCGATTCTCGGCTCCGCGTTCTGTTACGCGGTCGGGCCGATGGTGGTGAAGCGCCACCTGGCCGACCTCGATCCCCGGGCCTCCATGGGCGGCAGCCTCGCGGTGGCTGCTGTCCTGCTCGTGCCGGTCGCGCTGGCGGACCCGCCGAGCAGCACGCCATCGCTCGCCGCGGCGGGATCGGTGGTGGCGCTCGGTCTGTTCTGCACAGCGGCCGCGCTGGCGTTCTACGGGATGCTCATCGCCGAGGTGGGCGCCGGCCGGGCGCTCGTGATCACCTACATCAATCCGGTGGTGGCCGTGGCGCTCGGCGTGGCGATCCTTGGCGAGCGGCCGGGCCCGGGCGCAATAGCGGGCCTGCTCCTCATCCTCGCCGGCTCGTGGCTGTCCACCGACGGGCGGCTGCCCCCGAGCCTTGCCGCGGCTGTGGGCAGGTTGCGCTGGCGCGGGGCGCAGAACGGCGGCGCAGCCGAGGGCGCGACGGTGGACCCGGCCACCGCTCGGTAA
- a CDS encoding heme o synthase, whose product MEAGARTHAPAPARRFTGVRQVVADSLEMTKPKVQSLLLFTTITTMYVAGTPSIGLVLLTCLGGALASGGAGAINHFIDRDIDARMTRTANRPVPSGRVAPWAALTYGIVLGICSFSLLALTVNVLAASLALSGLLGYVLVYTLWLKRRTPQNIVIGGAAGAVPPLVAWAAVTGHLSGTAIYLFAIVFYWTPPHFWALSLLMKDEYASAGVPMLPVVRGEEETRWQILLYTILLVTVTLLPFFFGVFDGLYLVAALLLGSAFTAMALKLRRDAARRTALKLYLFSLAYLALLFAAMVADARL is encoded by the coding sequence ATGGAGGCCGGAGCCCGCACCCACGCGCCCGCACCCGCGCGACGCTTCACGGGCGTCCGCCAGGTGGTGGCCGACTCCCTCGAGATGACGAAGCCGAAGGTGCAGTCGCTCCTTCTCTTCACCACGATCACCACGATGTACGTGGCCGGCACGCCGTCCATCGGGCTCGTGCTGCTCACCTGCCTGGGCGGCGCGCTCGCGTCCGGCGGCGCGGGAGCGATCAACCACTTCATCGACCGCGACATCGACGCCCGCATGACCCGTACCGCCAACCGGCCGGTGCCGTCCGGGCGCGTGGCGCCGTGGGCGGCACTCACCTACGGCATCGTGCTCGGCATCTGCTCGTTCTCCCTGCTCGCGCTCACGGTGAACGTGCTCGCCGCATCGCTGGCGCTGTCCGGGCTGCTCGGCTACGTGCTCGTGTACACGCTCTGGCTCAAGCGCCGCACGCCGCAGAACATCGTGATCGGCGGCGCCGCCGGCGCGGTGCCGCCGCTCGTGGCGTGGGCGGCGGTCACGGGCCACCTAAGCGGCACGGCCATCTACCTGTTCGCGATCGTCTTCTACTGGACCCCGCCGCACTTCTGGGCGCTGTCGCTCCTCATGAAGGACGAGTACGCGTCGGCCGGCGTGCCGATGCTGCCGGTGGTCCGCGGTGAGGAGGAGACGCGCTGGCAGATCCTGCTCTACACGATCCTGCTCGTCACGGTAACGCTGCTGCCGTTCTTCTTCGGCGTGTTCGACGGGCTGTACCTCGTGGCGGCGCTGCTGCTCGGCTCGGCGTTCACGGCGATGGCGCTCAAGCTCCGCCGCGATGCCGCGCGCCGCACCGCCCTCAAGCTGTACCTCTTCTCGCTCGCCTACCTCGCCCTGCTGTTCGCGGCGATGGTGGCGGACGCCCGGCTGTAG
- the ctaD gene encoding cytochrome c oxidase subunit I, protein MRGLPDRKTGWLSWLSTTDHKKIGLMYIYATFLFFMLGGVEALMMRLQLAQSQNTLINPQTYEALVTMHGTTMIFLFVVPVLAGFGNYFVPLMIGARDMAFPRLNALSFWLLLFGGILFYASVFFTPPNTGWTFYAPLSDSAFNPSNGVDAWIFLIHLTGLSSILGAINFVATIHNMRAKGMGWARMPLFIWGILIYSYLLILALPSIAAAVTMLLTDRHFGTGFFDVAQGGDPLLWQHLFWFFGHPEVYIMILPVFGMISEIIPVFSRKPVFGYKAIAASTAAIAFLGMLVWAHHMFTTPTPIVVLAFFMLSSFAIAVPTGIKIFNWIATMWRGALVLKVPMYFAVGFIAQFVIGGISGVMSAVFPVDWQLQDTYFIVAHIHYVLFGGSVFGIFAGLYYWFPKMSGRMMNETLGKVSFWLMFLGFNMTFLVQHSLGLQGMPRRIYTYQSGYGWDVENLISTIGAFILAAGILVTLFNAVRSVKVGKKAGNDPWNANTLEWFVPSPPPENNFDVIPRIRSAEPMKDIRREVAAAGRPAGSVAQPVAPGT, encoded by the coding sequence ATGCGGGGGCTGCCGGACCGCAAGACTGGCTGGCTCTCGTGGCTCAGCACCACCGATCACAAGAAGATCGGGCTGATGTACATCTACGCGACCTTCCTGTTCTTCATGCTGGGAGGCGTCGAGGCGCTGATGATGCGGCTGCAGCTCGCGCAGTCGCAGAACACGCTGATCAACCCGCAGACGTACGAGGCGCTCGTGACGATGCACGGCACCACGATGATCTTCCTGTTCGTGGTGCCGGTGCTCGCGGGCTTCGGCAACTACTTCGTGCCGCTGATGATCGGCGCGCGGGACATGGCGTTCCCGCGGCTCAACGCGCTGTCATTCTGGCTGCTCCTCTTCGGCGGGATCCTCTTCTACGCGTCGGTGTTCTTCACGCCGCCGAACACGGGCTGGACCTTCTATGCGCCGCTGTCGGACTCGGCGTTCAACCCCTCGAACGGCGTGGACGCGTGGATCTTCCTGATCCACCTCACCGGCCTCTCCTCGATTCTCGGCGCCATCAACTTCGTGGCCACGATCCACAACATGCGCGCCAAGGGGATGGGGTGGGCGCGGATGCCGCTGTTCATCTGGGGCATCCTGATCTACAGCTACCTGCTGATCCTGGCGCTGCCCTCGATCGCCGCGGCGGTCACGATGCTGCTCACCGACCGCCACTTCGGCACCGGCTTCTTCGACGTTGCCCAGGGAGGCGACCCGCTGCTCTGGCAGCACCTCTTCTGGTTCTTCGGCCACCCCGAGGTCTACATCATGATCCTGCCGGTGTTCGGCATGATCTCGGAGATCATCCCGGTGTTCTCCCGCAAGCCGGTGTTCGGCTACAAGGCGATCGCCGCCTCGACGGCGGCCATCGCGTTCCTCGGGATGCTGGTGTGGGCGCACCACATGTTCACCACGCCCACCCCGATCGTGGTGCTGGCGTTCTTCATGCTCTCGTCGTTCGCGATCGCTGTGCCCACAGGCATCAAGATCTTCAACTGGATCGCCACCATGTGGCGCGGTGCGCTCGTGTTGAAGGTGCCGATGTACTTCGCGGTCGGGTTCATCGCCCAGTTCGTGATCGGCGGCATCTCTGGCGTGATGTCGGCGGTGTTCCCCGTCGACTGGCAGTTGCAGGACACCTACTTCATCGTCGCCCACATCCACTACGTGCTGTTCGGCGGCAGCGTGTTCGGCATCTTCGCCGGGCTCTACTACTGGTTCCCGAAGATGTCCGGCCGCATGATGAACGAGACCCTCGGCAAGGTCTCGTTCTGGCTCATGTTCCTCGGCTTCAACATGACCTTCCTCGTGCAGCACTCGCTCGGTCTGCAGGGCATGCCGCGGCGCATCTACACCTACCAGTCCGGCTACGGCTGGGACGTTGAGAACCTGATCTCCACGATCGGCGCGTTCATCCTCGCCGCGGGCATCCTCGTCACGCTGTTCAACGCGGTGCGCAGCGTGAAGGTCGGGAAGAAGGCCGGCAACGACCCGTGGAACGCGAACACCCTGGAGTGGTTCGTGCCGTCGCCGCCGCCCGAGAACAACTTCGACGTGATCCCGCGCATCCGCAGCGCGGAGCCGATGAAGGACATCCGCCGCGAGGTTGCCGCGGCCGGGCGTCCGGCCGGCAGCGTGGCGCAGCCGGTGGCGCCGGGCACCTGA
- the coxB gene encoding cytochrome c oxidase subunit II, with product MPRRRALILALAGAAALLLALAPVASASWIRPESGGSPNANDISTLYTIVLIMGAVIFVLVEGLLVYSVVKFRRKRGGPEPTMVHGNTPLEVGWTIGAAVIVAVIAAITFIYLPKIKNPPNSSANGLQQLAGEDFASLNQPNPPNGKALRINVVGQQYIWRYDYIGAPRLTENRPVYAYYQMVVPTNTTVILQINSSDVAHSWWIPKLGGKADAIPGHNNYTWFKISKPGIYKGQCAELCGNNHADMLAEVRAVPPDQFKAWLTGQRQAILQSQQALAAQRKAGEGQ from the coding sequence TTGCCTCGCCGTAGAGCACTAATCCTTGCGCTGGCGGGAGCCGCCGCGCTCCTGCTCGCCCTCGCGCCGGTCGCGTCCGCGAGCTGGATCAGGCCGGAGTCGGGTGGTTCGCCGAACGCGAACGACATCAGCACGCTCTACACGATCGTCCTGATCATGGGCGCCGTGATCTTCGTGCTCGTGGAGGGACTGCTGGTCTACTCCGTCGTCAAGTTCCGGCGCAAGCGCGGCGGCCCGGAGCCGACGATGGTGCACGGCAACACGCCCCTCGAGGTGGGCTGGACGATCGGCGCCGCGGTGATTGTGGCGGTGATCGCGGCGATCACCTTCATCTATCTGCCGAAGATCAAGAACCCGCCGAACTCGAGCGCGAACGGGCTGCAGCAGTTGGCGGGCGAGGATTTCGCTTCGCTCAACCAGCCGAACCCGCCGAATGGGAAGGCCCTGCGGATCAACGTGGTGGGCCAGCAGTACATCTGGCGCTACGACTACATCGGAGCGCCGCGGCTCACGGAGAACCGCCCGGTCTACGCCTACTACCAGATGGTCGTGCCCACCAACACCACGGTGATCCTTCAGATCAACTCCTCCGACGTCGCCCACTCCTGGTGGATCCCCAAGCTCGGCGGCAAGGCGGACGCGATCCCGGGCCACAACAACTACACGTGGTTCAAGATCTCGAAGCCCGGGATCTACAAGGGGCAGTGCGCCGAGCTGTGCGGCAACAACCACGCCGACATGCTCGCCGAGGTGCGCGCGGTCCCGCCGGATCAGTTCAAGGCCTGGCTGACTGGACAGCGGCAGGCCATCTTGCAGTCGCAGCAGGCGCTGGCCGCGCAGCGGAAGGCCGGCGAGGGTCAGTAA